One Stenotrophomonas sp. SAU14A_NAIMI4_5 DNA segment encodes these proteins:
- the atpG gene encoding F0F1 ATP synthase subunit gamma, whose protein sequence is MASGREIKTKIKSVQNTRKVTRALEMVSASKIRKAQDRMKTSRPYAQAMKQVIGHLAQASTDYQHPFLVEREQVKRVGFIVISSDRGLAGGLNNNLFRKMLGEAKAWQDKGAEVDLVTIGQKASTFFRRVKVNMVGSVTHIGDVPKLESLIGVIKVMLDAFTEGKIDRVYLVYNRFVNTMTQKASFDQLLPLPPAEKQVAHHDWDYLYEPDAATVLEHVMTRYIESLVYQALLENVASEHAARMVAMKAASDNANKLIGTLQLVYNKARQAAITQEISEIVGGAAAV, encoded by the coding sequence ATGGCAAGCGGACGCGAAATCAAAACCAAGATCAAGAGCGTGCAGAACACCCGCAAGGTGACGCGCGCCCTGGAAATGGTCTCGGCCTCCAAGATCCGCAAGGCGCAGGATCGGATGAAGACCTCGCGTCCGTACGCGCAGGCGATGAAGCAGGTGATCGGCCACCTGGCCCAGGCCAGCACCGATTACCAGCATCCGTTCCTGGTCGAGCGCGAGCAGGTCAAGCGGGTCGGGTTCATCGTGATCTCCTCCGATCGCGGTCTGGCCGGCGGCCTCAACAACAACCTGTTCCGCAAGATGCTGGGCGAAGCCAAGGCATGGCAGGACAAGGGTGCTGAAGTGGACCTGGTGACCATCGGCCAGAAGGCATCGACCTTCTTCCGCCGCGTGAAGGTCAACATGGTCGGCAGCGTGACCCACATCGGCGACGTGCCGAAGCTGGAATCGCTGATCGGTGTGATCAAGGTCATGCTCGACGCCTTCACCGAAGGCAAGATCGACCGCGTGTACCTGGTCTACAACCGCTTCGTGAACACCATGACGCAGAAGGCCAGCTTCGATCAGCTGCTGCCGCTGCCGCCGGCTGAGAAGCAGGTCGCTCACCACGACTGGGACTACCTGTACGAACCCGATGCCGCGACCGTGCTCGAGCACGTGATGACGCGTTACATCGAGTCGCTGGTGTACCAGGCACTGCTGGAAAACGTCGCCTCCGAACATGCCGCACGCATGGTCGCGATGAAGGCGGCGAGCGACAACGCCAACAAGCTGATCGGT
- the atpA gene encoding F0F1 ATP synthase subunit alpha — translation MATTLNPSEISELIKNRIEKVKLAAESRNEGTVTSVSDGIVRIFGLADVMQGEMIELPNNTFALALNLERDSVGAVVLGDYEHLREGDVAKTTGRILEVPVGPELLGRVVNALGEPIDGKGPLGTDLTAPVERVAPGVIWRKSVDQPVQTGYKSVDSMIPIGRGQRELIIGDRQTGKTAMAIDAVINQKGTGIKCVYVAIGQKASTIANIVRKLEENGALAHTVVVAATASESAAMQYISAYSGCTMGEYFMDRGEDALIVYDDLSKQAVAYRQISLLLKRPPGREAYPGDVFYLHSRLLERAARVSEEYVEKFTEGKVTGKTGSLTALPIIETQAGDVSAFVPTNVISITDGQIFLETDLFNAGIRPAVNAGISVSRVGGSAQTKIIKKLSGGIRISLAQYRELAAFAQFASDLDEATRKQLERGQRVTELMKQKQYAPMSIANQALSIYAVNEGYLDDVPVNKLLAFEEGLHAHFANTQGELVGKVNATGGWDNDIEGAFKKGIAEFKTTGSW, via the coding sequence ATGGCAACCACGCTCAACCCCTCCGAAATCAGCGAACTGATCAAGAACCGCATCGAGAAGGTCAAGCTGGCCGCGGAATCGCGCAACGAAGGCACCGTGACCAGCGTGTCCGACGGCATCGTGCGCATCTTCGGTCTGGCCGACGTGATGCAGGGCGAAATGATCGAACTGCCGAACAACACCTTCGCCCTGGCCCTGAACCTGGAGCGCGACTCGGTCGGCGCCGTGGTCCTGGGTGACTACGAGCACCTGCGCGAAGGCGACGTCGCCAAGACCACCGGCCGCATCCTGGAAGTGCCGGTCGGTCCGGAACTGCTGGGCCGCGTCGTGAACGCGCTGGGCGAGCCGATCGACGGCAAGGGCCCGCTGGGCACCGACCTGACCGCTCCGGTGGAGCGCGTTGCTCCGGGCGTGATCTGGCGCAAGTCGGTCGACCAGCCGGTGCAGACCGGTTACAAGTCGGTCGACTCGATGATCCCGATCGGCCGTGGCCAGCGCGAGCTGATCATCGGCGACCGCCAGACCGGCAAGACCGCGATGGCCATCGATGCGGTGATCAACCAGAAGGGCACCGGCATCAAGTGCGTGTACGTTGCGATCGGCCAGAAGGCTTCGACCATCGCCAACATCGTGCGCAAGCTGGAAGAGAACGGCGCCCTGGCGCACACCGTCGTGGTTGCCGCCACCGCTTCCGAATCGGCTGCCATGCAGTACATCAGCGCCTACTCGGGCTGCACCATGGGTGAGTACTTCATGGACCGCGGCGAAGACGCGCTGATCGTGTACGACGATCTGTCCAAGCAGGCCGTGGCCTACCGCCAGATCTCGCTGCTGCTGAAGCGCCCGCCGGGCCGTGAAGCCTATCCGGGTGACGTGTTCTACCTGCACTCCCGTCTGCTCGAGCGCGCTGCCCGCGTGTCCGAGGAATACGTCGAGAAGTTCACCGAAGGCAAGGTCACCGGCAAGACCGGTTCGCTGACCGCGCTGCCGATCATCGAAACCCAGGCTGGCGACGTGTCCGCCTTCGTTCCGACCAACGTGATCTCGATCACCGACGGCCAGATCTTCCTGGAAACCGACCTGTTCAACGCCGGCATCCGCCCGGCCGTGAACGCCGGTATCTCGGTGTCGCGCGTCGGTGGCTCGGCCCAGACCAAGATCATCAAGAAGCTGTCGGGCGGCATCCGCATCTCGCTGGCCCAGTACCGTGAGCTGGCTGCGTTCGCGCAGTTCGCCTCGGACCTGGACGAAGCGACCCGCAAGCAGCTGGAGCGTGGCCAGCGCGTCACCGAGCTGATGAAGCAGAAGCAGTACGCGCCGATGTCGATCGCCAACCAGGCGCTGTCGATCTACGCCGTCAACGAGGGTTACCTCGACGACGTGCCGGTCAACAAGCTGCTGGCCTTCGAAGAAGGCCTGCACGCCCACTTCGCCAACACCCAGGGCGAGCTGGTCGGCAAGGTCAACGCCACCGGCGGTTGGGACAACGACATCGAAGGTGCCTTCAAGAAGGGCATCGCCGAGTTCAAGACCACCGGCAGCTGGTAA
- a CDS encoding F0F1 ATP synthase subunit delta: MSQALTLARPYARAAFATARDEGTFAPWSDALAFSAHVAADPRVAALLANPELGRDEAVALLAPETHGETYSRFLAVLAESHRLPLLPEIAGMFDALRAEAEHVVKATVTSAAELSAGELDAIKVALRKRFNREVDVTTAVDASLIGGAVIDAGDVVIDGSLKGKLARLQTALAN; encoded by the coding sequence ATGAGCCAGGCCCTCACGCTTGCCCGCCCGTACGCCCGCGCCGCCTTCGCGACCGCGCGTGACGAAGGCACGTTCGCGCCGTGGTCGGACGCCCTGGCGTTCTCCGCCCACGTCGCCGCCGACCCGCGCGTGGCGGCCCTGCTCGCCAACCCGGAGCTGGGTCGCGACGAAGCCGTCGCACTGCTGGCACCGGAAACCCACGGTGAGACCTACTCGCGTTTCCTCGCCGTGCTGGCCGAATCGCATCGTCTGCCGCTGCTGCCGGAAATCGCTGGCATGTTCGACGCCCTGCGCGCCGAAGCCGAGCACGTGGTCAAGGCCACGGTGACCTCGGCGGCCGAACTGTCGGCCGGTGAGCTGGACGCGATCAAGGTCGCGCTGCGCAAGCGCTTCAACCGCGAGGTCGACGTGACCACCGCGGTCGATGCCTCGCTGATCGGCGGTGCCGTCATCGACGCCGGCGACGTGGTCATCGATGGTTCGCTGAAGGGCAAGCTGGCCCGTCTGCAGACCGCGCTCGCTAACTGA
- a CDS encoding F0F1 ATP synthase subunit B produces MNINFTLLAQALAFAGLIWIIATKIWPPLMNAIEERQQKIAEGLAAADRSQKDLAQAQEKVNEALKEARTKANEIIDQAHARANQIVDAARNEAITEATRQKELAQAEIDAAANRAREDLRKQVSALAVTGAEKLLKREIDANAHKALLDELASEI; encoded by the coding sequence ATGAATATCAATTTCACCCTTCTTGCGCAGGCGCTCGCCTTCGCTGGTCTGATCTGGATCATCGCGACCAAGATCTGGCCGCCGCTGATGAACGCGATCGAAGAGCGCCAGCAGAAGATCGCTGAAGGCCTCGCTGCTGCCGACCGCAGCCAGAAAGATCTGGCCCAGGCGCAGGAGAAGGTCAACGAAGCGCTGAAAGAAGCACGCACCAAGGCCAACGAGATCATCGACCAGGCCCACGCGCGCGCCAACCAGATCGTTGATGCTGCCCGTAACGAAGCGATCACCGAAGCCACCCGTCAGAAGGAACTGGCCCAGGCTGAGATCGACGCCGCCGCCAACCGTGCCCGTGAAGATCTGCGCAAGCAGGTGTCCGCGCTGGCCGTGACCGGTGCCGAAAAGCTGCTCAAGCGCGAAATCGACGCCAACGCCCACAAGGCGCTGCTCGACGAGCTGGCCTCGGAGATCTAA
- the atpE gene encoding F0F1 ATP synthase subunit C, with translation MYFAVLTNFAQIQSSTALAVGIMIGLAALGAGLGLAIMAGKFLESAARQPELIPVLQVRMFITAGLIDAAFIISVAVGLLLAFANPLSAAFAGAVTKALAG, from the coding sequence ATGTACTTCGCCGTCCTGACCAACTTCGCGCAGATTCAGAGCTCCACCGCCCTTGCCGTCGGCATCATGATCGGCCTGGCCGCGCTGGGCGCTGGCCTGGGTCTGGCCATCATGGCTGGTAAGTTCCTGGAGTCGGCCGCCCGCCAGCCGGAACTGATCCCGGTCCTGCAGGTCCGCATGTTCATCACCGCCGGCCTGATCGACGCCGCGTTCATCATCTCGGTCGCCGTCGGCCTGCTGCTGGCCTTCGCCAACCCGCTGTCGGCTGCCTTCGCTGGCGCCGTCACCAAGGCTCTGGCCGGCTGA
- the atpB gene encoding F0F1 ATP synthase subunit A, with protein MAGEALTPTSYIQHHLQNLTAPVGNGEGMFWHIHVDTFLTAVLMGLVIVVAFWMGTRKATAGVPGKWQAFVEICLEFVDRQAKDTYHGKSKLVTPIAITIFFWILLMNLLKMIPADFIAKPLEMAGVHYWKPVPTADVNATLGMAFSVFFLMLFFALKSKGLLGFIKEFLTAPFGKWMMPFNLILNIVEWLSKPISLAMRLFGNMFGGEIVFLLIWVLGGAGFFGAIAGGAFGLGWMLFHLLVIPLQAFIFMMLSIVYLSLSEDAH; from the coding sequence ATGGCGGGCGAGGCTCTAACCCCTACCAGCTACATCCAGCATCACCTGCAGAACCTGACCGCACCGGTCGGCAACGGCGAAGGGATGTTCTGGCACATCCACGTCGATACCTTCCTCACCGCCGTCCTGATGGGCCTGGTGATCGTGGTCGCGTTCTGGATGGGTACCCGCAAGGCCACCGCCGGCGTGCCGGGCAAGTGGCAGGCCTTCGTGGAAATCTGCCTGGAGTTCGTTGACCGCCAGGCCAAGGACACCTACCACGGCAAGAGCAAGCTGGTCACGCCGATCGCCATCACCATCTTCTTCTGGATTCTGCTGATGAATCTGCTGAAGATGATCCCGGCCGATTTCATCGCCAAGCCGCTGGAAATGGCTGGTGTCCACTACTGGAAGCCGGTGCCGACCGCTGACGTCAACGCCACCCTGGGCATGGCCTTCAGCGTGTTCTTCCTGATGCTGTTCTTCGCGCTGAAGTCGAAAGGCCTGCTGGGCTTCATCAAGGAATTCCTGACGGCGCCGTTCGGCAAGTGGATGATGCCGTTCAACCTGATCCTCAACATCGTCGAGTGGCTGAGCAAGCCGATCTCGCTGGCGATGCGACTGTTCGGCAACATGTTCGGCGGCGAAATCGTGTTCCTGCTGATCTGGGTGCTGGGTGGTGCCGGTTTCTTCGGTGCCATTGCCGGTGGTGCATTCGGTCTGGGCTGGATGCTGTTCCACCTGCTGGTGATCCCGCTGCAGGCCTTCATCTTCATGATGCTGTCGATCGTGTACCTGAGCCTGTCGGAAGACGCTCACTAA
- the lpdA gene encoding dihydrolipoyl dehydrogenase → MATIEVKVPDIGDYSDVPVIEVLVAVGDTVKKDQGLVTLESDKATLEVPSSAAGVVKEIKVKLGDTLSEGAVVVVLDAEGAAEAPAKAAAPAPAAAAPASKPPVTPSHRAPAEPAAPKPALSSGKPADIECEMVVLGSGPGGYTAAFRAADVGLDTVLVERYASLGGVCLNVGCIPSKALLHAAAVIDEVAHAGDFGVEFGKPTITLDKLRQYKEKVVNQLTKGLAGMAKQRKVRSVQGVGRFVSANELEITAADGSTQLLRFQKCIIAAGSQAVKLPNFPWDDKRVMDSTDALELAEVPGSLLVVGGGIIGLEMATVYGALGSKVTVVEFMDQLMPGADKDLVKPLADRLKKQGIEVHLKTKASGVTADAKGITVTFEAAEEGQTPALAQGTFDRVLVAVGRSPNGKKIDAEKAGVQVTDRGFIPVDRQMRTNVPHIFAIGDIVGNPMLAHKATHEGKLAAEVAAGHKKEWVARVIPSVAYTNPEIAWVGVTETEAKAKGLKVGVAKFPWAASGRAIGIGRTEGFTKLIFDEETHRIIGGAIVGVHAGDLLAEIGLAIEMGAEAEDIGHTIHAHPTLSESVAMASEIYDGTITDLYMPKKK, encoded by the coding sequence ATGGCCACGATTGAAGTCAAGGTTCCCGACATCGGCGATTACAGCGATGTGCCGGTGATCGAAGTGTTGGTCGCCGTCGGCGATACGGTGAAGAAGGATCAGGGTCTGGTGACCCTGGAATCGGACAAGGCCACCCTGGAAGTGCCGTCCTCGGCCGCCGGCGTGGTCAAGGAAATCAAGGTCAAGCTGGGTGACACCCTCTCCGAAGGCGCCGTGGTCGTGGTGCTGGACGCTGAAGGTGCCGCCGAAGCCCCGGCCAAGGCCGCTGCGCCGGCCCCGGCGGCCGCCGCCCCGGCCAGCAAGCCGCCGGTGACCCCGTCGCACCGCGCCCCGGCCGAGCCGGCGGCACCGAAGCCGGCGCTGTCCAGCGGCAAGCCGGCCGACATCGAATGCGAAATGGTCGTGCTGGGCTCGGGCCCGGGCGGCTACACCGCCGCCTTCCGCGCCGCCGACGTCGGCCTGGACACCGTGCTGGTCGAGCGTTACGCCAGCCTCGGCGGCGTCTGCCTCAACGTGGGCTGCATTCCGTCCAAGGCCCTGCTGCACGCCGCAGCGGTCATCGACGAAGTGGCCCATGCCGGTGATTTCGGCGTCGAGTTCGGCAAGCCGACCATCACCCTGGACAAGCTGCGCCAGTACAAGGAAAAGGTCGTCAACCAGCTGACCAAGGGCCTGGCCGGCATGGCCAAGCAGCGCAAGGTCCGCAGCGTGCAGGGCGTCGGCAGGTTTGTTTCGGCCAACGAACTGGAAATCACCGCGGCTGACGGCAGCACCCAGCTGCTGCGCTTCCAGAAGTGCATCATCGCCGCCGGTTCGCAGGCGGTGAAGCTGCCGAACTTCCCGTGGGACGACAAGCGCGTGATGGATTCCACCGACGCGCTGGAGCTGGCCGAAGTGCCGGGCTCGCTGCTGGTCGTCGGCGGCGGCATCATCGGCCTGGAAATGGCCACCGTGTATGGCGCGCTGGGCAGCAAGGTCACCGTGGTCGAGTTCATGGACCAGCTGATGCCGGGCGCCGACAAGGACCTGGTCAAGCCGCTGGCCGACCGCCTGAAGAAGCAGGGCATCGAAGTCCACCTGAAGACCAAGGCCTCGGGCGTCACCGCCGATGCCAAGGGCATCACCGTGACCTTCGAAGCCGCCGAGGAAGGCCAGACGCCGGCCCTGGCGCAGGGCACCTTCGACCGCGTGCTGGTGGCCGTGGGCCGCTCGCCGAACGGCAAGAAGATCGATGCCGAGAAGGCCGGTGTGCAGGTCACCGACCGCGGCTTCATCCCGGTCGACCGCCAGATGCGCACCAACGTGCCGCACATCTTCGCCATCGGTGACATCGTCGGTAACCCGATGCTGGCCCACAAGGCCACGCACGAAGGCAAGCTGGCCGCCGAAGTGGCTGCCGGCCACAAGAAGGAATGGGTCGCCCGCGTGATTCCGTCGGTGGCCTACACCAACCCGGAAATCGCCTGGGTTGGCGTCACCGAGACCGAAGCCAAGGCCAAGGGCCTGAAGGTCGGCGTGGCCAAGTTCCCGTGGGCCGCCAGCGGCCGCGCGATCGGCATCGGCCGTACCGAGGGCTTCACCAAGCTGATCTTCGACGAAGAGACCCACCGCATCATCGGTGGTGCCATCGTCGGCGTGCACGCCGGTGACCTGCTGGCCGAGATCGGCCTGGCCATCGAGATGGGTGCTGAAGCCGAAGACATCGGCCACACCATCCACGCCCACCCGACGCTGAGCGAATCGGTGGCGATGGCGTCAGAAATCTACGACGGCACGATCACCGATCTGTACATGCCGAAGAAGAAATAA
- the aceF gene encoding dihydrolipoyllysine-residue acetyltransferase encodes MAEIKEALVPDIGDYSDIPVIEVLVAVGDTVKKDQGLVTLESDKATMEVPSSVAGVVKEIKVKVGDNLSEGKVVALIEVAEGEAAKPAAAAPAPAKAAAPAAATQSAPAPAAAAPAAPAASGGAVEALVPDIGDYTDIPVIEVLVAVGDTVKKDQGLVTLESDKATMEVPSSVAGVVKELKVKVGDNLSQGAVVAIIEAEGAAAPAPTKAAAAAAPAAAETATKVEPVAVPAQPDKLAAREIASAGTPTSPPVQFNADGVLPAKVPYATPAVRVFARELGVDLLQISGTEKGGRITKGDVQKFVKAALSGGVPAAAGAAVAAGGGLNLLPWPKVDFSKFGETEVQPLSRIKKISGANLARNWAMIPHVTQFEQADITDLEGLRVALNKENAAPNGSGAGIKLTMLAFLIKASAAALKKFPEFNASLDASGENLTLKKYFHIGFAADTPNGLVVPVIRDVDKKGVVQIAQETTELAKKARDGKLGPADMSGGCFSISSLGGIGGTAFTPIVNAPEVAILGVSKSAIQPVWNGKEFAPKLMLPLSLSYDHRVIDGALAARFTTYLSQVLADMRRVLL; translated from the coding sequence ATGGCCGAAATCAAGGAAGCACTTGTCCCCGATATCGGTGACTACAGCGATATCCCGGTAATCGAGGTGCTTGTCGCCGTCGGCGACACGGTCAAGAAGGACCAGGGCCTGGTGACGCTGGAAAGCGACAAGGCCACGATGGAAGTGCCGTCCTCGGTCGCCGGTGTGGTCAAGGAAATCAAGGTCAAGGTCGGCGACAACCTCTCCGAGGGCAAGGTCGTGGCCCTGATCGAAGTGGCTGAAGGCGAGGCTGCCAAGCCGGCCGCTGCTGCCCCGGCCCCGGCCAAGGCCGCTGCCCCGGCCGCCGCCACCCAGAGCGCCCCGGCCCCGGCGGCGGCTGCCCCGGCCGCGCCGGCCGCCAGCGGCGGTGCCGTTGAAGCCCTGGTGCCGGACATCGGTGATTACACCGACATCCCGGTCATCGAAGTGCTGGTCGCCGTCGGCGACACGGTCAAGAAGGACCAGGGCCTGGTCACGCTGGAAAGCGACAAGGCCACCATGGAAGTGCCGTCCTCGGTCGCTGGCGTGGTCAAGGAACTGAAGGTCAAGGTCGGCGACAACCTGTCGCAGGGTGCCGTGGTTGCCATCATCGAGGCCGAAGGCGCTGCCGCGCCGGCCCCGACCAAGGCCGCCGCTGCCGCTGCCCCGGCCGCTGCCGAGACCGCCACCAAGGTCGAGCCGGTCGCCGTTCCGGCCCAGCCGGACAAGCTGGCCGCGCGCGAGATCGCCTCGGCCGGTACCCCGACCAGCCCGCCGGTGCAGTTCAACGCCGATGGCGTGCTGCCGGCCAAGGTGCCCTACGCCACCCCGGCCGTGCGCGTGTTCGCCCGCGAACTGGGCGTGGACCTGCTGCAGATCAGCGGCACCGAGAAGGGCGGCCGCATCACCAAGGGTGACGTGCAGAAGTTCGTCAAGGCCGCGCTCAGCGGTGGCGTGCCGGCCGCGGCCGGTGCAGCCGTCGCCGCCGGTGGTGGCCTCAACCTGCTGCCGTGGCCGAAGGTCGACTTCAGCAAGTTCGGCGAGACCGAAGTGCAGCCGCTGTCGCGCATCAAGAAGATTTCCGGTGCGAACCTGGCCCGCAACTGGGCGATGATCCCGCACGTCACCCAGTTCGAACAGGCCGACATCACCGACCTGGAAGGCCTGCGCGTGGCGCTGAACAAGGAAAACGCGGCACCTAATGGGAGCGGGGCCGGCATCAAGCTGACCATGCTCGCCTTCCTGATCAAGGCCAGCGCCGCGGCGCTGAAGAAGTTCCCGGAATTCAACGCTTCGCTCGATGCCAGCGGTGAAAACCTGACCCTGAAGAAGTACTTCCACATCGGCTTCGCCGCCGATACGCCGAACGGCCTGGTCGTGCCGGTCATCCGCGACGTGGACAAGAAGGGCGTGGTGCAGATCGCGCAGGAAACCACCGAACTGGCCAAGAAGGCCCGTGACGGCAAGCTCGGCCCGGCCGACATGAGCGGCGGCTGCTTCTCGATCAGCTCGCTGGGCGGCATCGGTGGCACCGCGTTCACCCCGATCGTCAATGCACCGGAAGTGGCCATCCTCGGCGTCTCCAAGTCGGCCATCCAGCCGGTCTGGAACGGCAAGGAATTCGCGCCGAAGCTGATGCTGCCGCTGTCGCTGAGCTACGACCACCGCGTCATCGATGGCGCCCTGGCCGCACGCTTCACCACGTACCTGTCGCAGGTACTGGCCGACATGCGCCGCGTGCTGCTGTAA
- a CDS encoding DNA-deoxyinosine glycosylase: MSSDALCIGLPARVERDCRVLVLGSMPGVASLQEQRYYAHPRNRFWPLLGDLCGFDPALAYEARLRALADAGVGLWDVIGQCERRGSLDADIVRGSEVPNALPALIAGLPRLRLVACNGGAAWQALQRWVVPDLAATPALLALPSTSPANAAWSLQRLRQAWQPLADALAT; the protein is encoded by the coding sequence GTGAGCAGCGATGCGTTGTGCATCGGCCTGCCTGCGCGCGTGGAACGCGATTGCCGTGTGCTCGTGCTGGGCTCGATGCCCGGTGTCGCCTCGCTGCAGGAACAGCGGTACTACGCCCATCCGCGCAACCGTTTCTGGCCGTTGCTCGGTGATCTGTGCGGGTTCGATCCGGCGCTCGCCTACGAGGCGCGGCTGCGCGCGCTGGCCGATGCCGGTGTCGGCCTGTGGGATGTGATCGGCCAGTGCGAGCGGCGGGGCAGCCTGGATGCGGACATCGTGCGCGGTTCGGAAGTCCCCAATGCGCTGCCCGCACTGATCGCCGGCCTGCCGCGGTTGCGCCTGGTCGCCTGCAATGGCGGGGCGGCCTGGCAGGCACTGCAGCGCTGGGTTGTGCCGGATCTGGCGGCAACACCGGCGCTGCTCGCGCTGCCGTCCACCAGCCCGGCCAATGCCGCGTGGTCCCTGCAGCGCCTGCGCCAGGCTTGGCAGCCGCTGGCTGACGCGCTGGCGACATGA
- a CDS encoding OmpW family outer membrane protein, whose amino-acid sequence MRSIRILSLALLTSAAFAPAAFAQDSSSADTASGKHFAVVGGVSLLQPKNDPIDGIKKVDGGPAPTVSFSYYVNDNWAVELWGAADKFDHRVKGPGNARLGSVEQQPVALSGQYHFGQADNVFRPFVGVGYFQSAFSNENFAGGDDIRLKDAKGAIGTVGVDMNINSTWFARADARYMHSRPDLKVAGQKVGEAKLDPWTVGFGIGARF is encoded by the coding sequence ATGCGCTCCATCCGTATTCTGAGCCTCGCCCTGCTGACCTCCGCTGCCTTCGCTCCTGCTGCCTTCGCGCAGGACAGCAGCTCCGCAGACACTGCCTCGGGCAAGCATTTTGCCGTGGTTGGTGGCGTCTCGCTGCTGCAGCCGAAGAACGATCCGATCGACGGCATCAAGAAGGTCGATGGCGGCCCGGCGCCGACCGTCAGCTTCAGCTACTACGTCAACGACAACTGGGCCGTTGAGCTGTGGGGCGCTGCCGACAAGTTCGACCACCGCGTCAAGGGTCCGGGCAATGCCCGCCTGGGCAGCGTCGAGCAGCAGCCGGTCGCGCTGAGCGGCCAGTACCACTTCGGCCAGGCTGACAACGTGTTCCGTCCGTTCGTGGGCGTCGGCTACTTCCAGTCGGCCTTCAGCAACGAGAACTTCGCCGGTGGCGATGACATCCGCCTGAAGGACGCCAAGGGTGCCATCGGCACCGTGGGTGTGGACATGAACATCAACTCCACCTGGTTTGCCCGCGCCGATGCCCGCTACATGCACTCGCGCCCGGACCTGAAGGTCGCCGGCCAGAAGGTGGGCGAAGCCAAGCTTGACCCGTGGACCGTGGGCTTCGGCATCGGTGCGCGCTTCTAA
- the glpD gene encoding glycerol-3-phosphate dehydrogenase — MHEIDLLVIGGGITGAGIARDASGRGLRVLLCEQHDLAAHTSSASSKLIHGGLRYLEQREFGMVRKALGERETVRRQAPHLVHPLRFVLPWEPHLRPRWMLRVGLWLYDHLGQRSPAFPASRSLQLHADALGSWLSPHLQQAFSYADAQVDDARLVVLNALDAAQRGARILTGTRCTGLQQTPTHWLATLEDSDGQTHSVQARAVANAAGPWAGGLLQRMQPGDGSPALRLVQGSHIVLRRPWPDHSACLLQQPDGRVVFLLPFAHDHLLVGTTDTDYRGDPARCSVLPSEVDYLCAAANHYLREPIHATDVVWQFAGVRPLLADPDPQAAKLSRDYRLQLQGGGAPAVHVLGGKLTTYRVLAEEALELLRPHLAGMGPAWTAHGDALPGSDWGDAEAARARLQAHAPWLPADLTRRWAGAYGSRSAMLLEGAAVLADLGEDFGGGLHAREVAWLQQHEWAHTAEDVLWRRSKLGLRLDAAQVARLQAWMQGQSPFRGKGI, encoded by the coding sequence ATGCACGAAATCGACCTGCTGGTGATCGGCGGCGGCATCACTGGCGCCGGCATTGCCCGCGATGCCAGCGGCCGCGGCCTGCGCGTACTGCTGTGCGAGCAGCATGACCTCGCCGCGCACACCTCCAGCGCCAGCAGCAAACTGATCCATGGCGGCCTGCGCTACCTGGAACAGCGCGAGTTCGGCATGGTGCGCAAGGCGCTGGGCGAGCGCGAAACCGTACGCCGGCAGGCGCCCCACCTGGTCCACCCGCTGCGCTTCGTGCTGCCGTGGGAACCACACCTGCGGCCCCGCTGGATGCTGCGCGTGGGCCTGTGGCTGTACGACCACCTCGGCCAGCGCAGCCCCGCCTTCCCCGCCTCGCGTTCGCTGCAGCTGCACGCCGATGCACTGGGGTCGTGGTTGTCGCCGCACCTGCAACAGGCCTTCAGCTATGCCGACGCGCAGGTGGATGACGCGCGGCTGGTGGTGCTCAACGCGCTGGATGCCGCCCAGCGCGGCGCGCGCATCCTCACCGGCACCCGCTGCACGGGCCTGCAGCAGACGCCCACGCACTGGCTGGCAACACTGGAAGACAGCGACGGACAGACCCACAGCGTGCAGGCCCGCGCCGTTGCCAATGCGGCCGGCCCCTGGGCCGGTGGCCTGCTGCAGCGTATGCAGCCCGGCGATGGTTCGCCCGCGCTGCGCCTGGTGCAGGGCAGCCACATCGTCCTGCGCCGGCCCTGGCCCGACCACAGCGCCTGCCTGCTGCAGCAGCCGGATGGGCGCGTGGTGTTCCTGCTGCCGTTCGCCCACGACCACCTGCTGGTGGGCACCACCGATACCGACTACCGCGGCGACCCGGCGCGCTGCAGCGTGCTGCCCTCGGAAGTGGACTACCTGTGCGCGGCGGCCAACCACTATCTGCGCGAGCCGATCCATGCGACCGACGTGGTCTGGCAGTTCGCCGGCGTGCGCCCGCTGCTGGCCGACCCCGACCCGCAGGCAGCGAAGCTGAGCCGTGATTACCGGCTGCAGCTGCAGGGCGGCGGTGCGCCGGCCGTGCACGTGCTGGGCGGCAAGCTGACCACCTACCGCGTGCTGGCCGAGGAAGCACTGGAGCTGCTGCGCCCGCACCTGGCCGGCATGGGCCCGGCGTGGACGGCACACGGCGATGCCCTGCCCGGCAGTGACTGGGGCGATGCCGAGGCGGCGCGGGCACGGCTGCAGGCGCATGCGCCCTGGCTGCCGGCCGACCTCACGCGACGCTGGGCCGGCGCCTACGGCAGCCGCAGTGCGATGCTGCTGGAAGGAGCGGCCGTGCTCGCCGATCTGGGCGAAGACTTCGGCGGTGGCCTGCATGCGCGCGAAGTCGCATGGCTGCAGCAGCACGAATGGGCACACACCGCCGAGGACGTGCTGTGGCGGCGCAGCAAGCTCGGCCTGCGCCTGGACGCAGCGCAGGTGGCGCGCCTGCAGGCATGGATGCAGGGTCAGAGCCCTTTCCGTGGGAAAGGGATCTGA